The Paenibacillus swuensis genome contains the following window.
GAGGCAGTCTGATGCCCGGCGCCTGCGGGAACAGGTCCCCGTTCCACACCAGCTCCTTGGGCACGGACATTAACTGAGCTTCGAGCTTGTCGGCTTCATTGCGGTACATGAAATTTTGCATAACAAAATATTGAAGAAGTCCAATTAACCCTAGCAGCACAGCCAGAATCAGGAGCGTACGCGACACTAACTGCGCCTTCAACGAACGACGTCCGCCACTTAACCGAACTTGTCCAAACCCGCGCAACCGTTCCAACAAGTCCTTGGCCCCGCCGCTCATGAAAAGTCCATCCGGTAGCCGGAGCCTCGAATCGTGCGGATCAACTGATGTTCCTTATCTTTTAACTTCTCACGCAAGGAACGGATGTACACTTCGACAATATTTTCCTCCCCTTGGAAATCATAGCCCCATACTTTGTCCAGAATCGCCGGTTTACTCAGCACAATGCCGTGATTCATCACCATGAAGCGCAACAGCTCATACTCCGTAGGCGAAAGCTCCAGTACCGTTCCCGCGTAGGTAATCTCTTTGCGGCGGTCATCTGTGCGGAACGGCCCATACACCACTTCTCCCAGCAAAAAAGGAAACTGATTGCGAATACGCGCCCCGATCCGTGCCAGCAATTCGTCAAAGGAGAACGGCTTGATCATATAATCATCCGCTCCGAGCGTGAGTCCCTTGATCCGATCCCCGACCTCGTCCTTGGCGGTTAGCATGATAATTGCGATCTGAGCGTTGTTGTGCTTTAACATCCGACAGACTTCAAAGCCATCCATCCCAGGCATCATAATATCTAGTATTACTAAGTGAGGCTGAAAGTCTTCGGCTATCATAACCGCGCTCATTCCGTCTGTGGACGTGCGAACTTCATACCCCTCATTCACCAGGCCCAACTCCAAAAACTGCAATATATGAGGTTCATCATCCACCAGCAGCAGCTTGATTCCTTTAACTTTTCCCATTCCTTGAATCCTCCCCATACCCGTCCATACGCCTGTTCCTTAGCCCTTCTAGTATGACAGTGTTTCCTGAAAATAGCCTGAATGCATCATACCTTTTCCGTTTTCAGTAAACTTTCAGCAAACGCTCAAGCTTGGTTCAGGGAGAGGGCGCACAATAGGTCCATCGCAAACTTGTTCCAATTAAAGGAGTGTATATTCGAGTGAAACTGATTCTTTTCCAAAATATTCGCATAGACCGTTGGCTAGCAGGCATCGCCTTACTGGCGTTGTTCCTGAACGGCTACAACATCTGGGCGGAACAATACGCCAATGCTTATTACACGATGACGGTCGGAAGCATGCTGCAAAGCTGGAGCAACTTCTTCTTCGGCGCGTTGGATTCCGCGGGTTCCGTTACCGTGGATAAGCCTCCGCTCACGTTCTGGATTCAAGGGGCTTTCGCGAAGGTGTTTGGGTTGTATGGGTGGAGTGTTATTTTGCCCCAGGCGCTGGCGGGTGTCGGTTCGGTACTGTTGATTTATGGGTTGGTCAAGCCCGGCTTTGGCGTAAAGGCTGCAAGAATCGGTTCGCTGGTGTTCGCGCTGACGCCGATTGCCGTTGCGGTTGCCCGGACGAATAACATTGACAGCATGCTCGTGTTTACGCTGTTGCTTGCGACCTGGCTGTTGTTCCGGGGAGCGCGGGAAGGCCGGGCGGGTCTGTTGATAGCGGCGTTCGGCGTGGTCGGGCTGGCGTTTAATATGAAAATGCTGCAAGCGTATATGGTGTTGCCGGCGTTCTACGGATTTTATTTACTTGCGGTGCGGATGCAGTGGCGTAAAAAGCTTGGCGTGTTGGCAGGCGCAACGGCCATGTTAGCCGTGGTTTCATTGTCTTGGGCCGTTGTGGTGGATTCCATCCCGGCGGACAACCGTCCTTATATCGGGAGCAGCGAAACGAACTCTGTGCTCGAGTTGGCATTCGGCTATAACGGGTTATCCCGGTTAACGGGAGATCAAGGACCGGGGAACGGACCGGTCGGGGGGCCAATGAACGGTCAGCGGATGGACGGGCAGGTGGGAACGGTTGCAGGTACGGGTGCGGGAACAGCAATGCCCGATGCCGCTGCACAAGAAGCACCCAGCGCGGTCGGCAACGGCACACTCCCCGAACTTAACGGGGTGCTCCCGGGCGCCTTACCCGGAGGGTTTGGAGGCGAAGGGTTCCCAGGCGGAGCCGGGGGCATGGGAGGCATGTTCGGTACAGGTGAGAAGGGACCTCTGAGATTGTTCCAGTCCGCTCTGTCCGGTCAGGCCAGCTGGCTCATTCCGTTCGCGCTGACCGCAAGTGTGATCTTGCTTGCCGGTATGCGCAGACGCCGTTTGACGCAGCAACATATCGAAACCCTGTTCTGGTTGGCTTGGTTGTTGCCGTGCGCGGCATTCTTCAGTATCGCAGGCTTCTTTCATCATTATTACCTGATTATGTTGGCACCGCCGATCGCCGTGTTAACCGGCGCGGGATGGACTCGACTTTACGAAACTTACCGCGCGGAAGGCCGCGGATGGCAAACCTGGTTGTTGCCTGGAGCCGTAGCCGGCACCGCCGTGTTTCAGTGGTATGTGATGCAGCCGTTTAATAAAACAATTGGCCAAGGTTGGTCCATTGGGGTGCTGTTGACAGGGATAATCACAGCCGTGATGCTGGCGGGCTTCAAGCAGCAAGAAGAGAAATGGATGAAGACCGCCGCATGGGCAGGATTATTGGTGCTGTTGGTTGGTCCTCTATATTGGGCGGCAACCCCGATCACATACGGACAGAACAGCATGCTGCCCCAAGCGGGTCCCGGCGGTGCCGAGATGAGTTTTGGCGGAGGCCGCGGCGGTGCTATGCCAGCTATGGGAATGAGCGGCGGCACCGCGGGCCAGGGGGGATCCTCGAACGGAGACTTGCCGGCCTTCCCCGAAGGCATGGATGCCGGCGATTTGCCGGCACAGCCCAATGGCAAGATATCGGGCGATCTGCCCGCATTGCCCAACGGCTCGAAGCCGGACAACATGCCGGCATTGCCCAACGGCATGACACCGGACAATCTGCCTCCCTTACCTGAGGGGATAACGCCTCAAGAAATGATGGAGATGTTCCGGAACGGTGCAGGCATGGGCGGTATGCCTGGCGGCATGCCGGGCATGAATCAAGAAGGCGTCGACGAGAAGACGCTTGCTTTCTTGCAGGAGAGCAATACGGGTGAAACGTACCTTTTTGCAACAACAGACTATACCACAGCTGCGCCGTACATCATCGATGAGAATGAGAAAGTCATCTCGATGGGCGGGTTTTCCGGTCAGGATCCCGTCTATACCCCGGAGAAGCTTGAAGCGATGGTGAAGGCGGGCGAGTTGAAATATTTCCTCCTTGGCGGAGGCGGTATGCGGGGAGGAAGCGGCGAGGTGACCGCGTGGATTCAGAAGCATGGCAAGGTAGTGCCTACGGGGGCATGGAAGAGCGGAGAATCCGCGGCGGACAACACATCCAATACGTCCAGCACATTCAACCGTCTACAAGACGCTCCATTAATGAACCGGATGTTTGGGGAAGCGATACTATATGAAGTGATTTTGCCATAGATAAAGACTGGAGGAGAGAACGATGAGGGAAGGTGTGCAATATTCGGTCATTATTCCCATGTACAACGAAGAGGCAGTCATCGAGGAAACGTACCGCCGATTGGCGCAAGTGATGAGGGAGACCGGTGAAAGGCATGAACTGATTTTCGTCAATGACGGCAGCCGCGATCGCTGTGCGGAGCAGATCCGGTCGATTTCCGAAAGGGACAGCAACGTGAAACTGATTGAGTTTTCCCGGAATTTCGGGCATCAGATTGCAATTACCGCAGGAATGGACTACGCGGAGGGGGATGCGGTTATTATTATCGACGCCGATCTGCAGGACCCGCCGGAAATCATCCACGAGATGATTGCGAAGTGGCAGGAGGGCTACGAGGTAATTTATGCCCAGCGGGTGCAGCGAAACGGAGAAACCTGGTTCAAAAAAATATCCGCGGCCTGTTTTTACCGCATATTAAAACTTTCGACAGATATCGACATCCCCGTGGATACGGGGGACTTTCGCTTAATGGACCGCAAGGTGGTAAGCCAGATGAAACGCATTACAGAAAATAATCGTTACGTGCGAGGCTTGGTCAGTTGGGTAGGCTTTAGTCAGACGGCTGTCTATTATGTGCGGGACGAACGGCTAGCCGGCGAAACGAAATACCCGTTGAAGCGGATGTTGAAGTTATGTATGGACGGCATTCTGTCGTTCTCTTACAAACCTTTGAAACTAGCCGTGTATGCGGGGGCGCTATTGTCCGGTTCGGGTTTCATCTACCTGATGTACGTACTGTTTATGACCCTCTTCACGGATTCGACCAGCCCCGGATGGCCTTCCATCATGTCCGTAAACTTGATATTCAACGGGTTTATCTTGCTCATTCTTGGCATTTTGGGTGAGTATGTAGGCCGGATCTATGATGAGTCCAAGGGGCGTCCGTTATATATCGTGCGGGATACGCTTGGGTTGAATACCGAACAGTCCGCACGCTCCGCGCACTCCGCGCACTCGGGCAGCACCAGAGAGATTGTTTATGACTAACCGTTGGACGCCTTTGCTGAAGTTCGGACTGGTAGGTGTACTAAATACAGCGGTGGACTTCCTTGTGTTCGCGGGACTCTCCGCAGCTGGGGTTGGCGTCTTGCCGGCACAATGGATCTCTTATGGCAGCGGTGTGGCGAACAGTTACATTTGGAACCGAAAGTGGACGTTTAGAGAGCAGGTAAGCGGAAGCGTAAGTGAGTTCGTGAAATTTATTTTGCTCAATCTAATGACATTGGTGATCGTAAGTTTATTGCTCTGGGGGATGATTCATGGGATGGGCTTCAGCCTTTATTTGGCCAAAATCCTTGCAACCCTTTTAAGTGTGATAATTAATTATATAGGCAGCCGAACCTTTATATTTCGAGCCTAAGGATTAGTGTGAAGCGTTCAGGACCTTCGTCCCTCGGCGACAGTCTGTCTAAAGTCCCTGAAGTATCAATAATTTTCCTAAAATCAGCAGAATTCGACATAGATCAGCCCTTAATATGCTTAGGCGTGTAAGGGCCTTTTTGCTCATTCAAATCGCTAGCAATTATAGTACATTATGGAATAACTCTGATAGATTTATAGACTTTGTAAAGGTGTTCACTTTAGCTTAGGAGGGACTATTGTTGAGAAATCGTAAACGGTTAAGCAGAACAGTATTGCCAGGCATGTTATCGCTCAGCGTCATGTTCTCGGGTATAAGCGTGGGGGCGGCGGCCGAGCCTTTGGATGTCAAAGCTTTGGAATCACGGTTACCTTCAAGCGCAACACTCCTGAAATCCTTGCAAAGTCCCAATCTCCAGCAAAACAGCAAGCCTGCGGCAAGCGCGAAGAAGTCGGCGGCGGGAAGTGCGAGTCCGTTTAAAGTACGGTCTGTCGGCGGAGAAGCCGTAGAGGCGTCTCCAGCGTTGACCGGTGTTCAAAATTATGTGCCGAAATCCGGGAGCGCATCGACCATTACGGTTATCGTTGAACTTCAAGCGAGACCGCTGGCTGTGCAAGACGCTCTGGTGAAGCAGGGCCGCGCCTTGCAGAAGAGCAATCATAAAGCGGTCATCGATAAGGAACAGGCGTTATTCAAGGCTTCCGCCGCGAAGACGCTTGGTATTAAGACCAGACATACATATTCGCGGGTGTTTAACGGGTTCTCGGTGACCCTGCCCGCCAATCAGGTAGAACAGCTGACGACGCTTCCGGGCGTTAAAGCGGTCTATCCTTCAAGGACAATGAAGGTCGACCCGATCGATACGGTCGATCCGCTGATGAATGACAGCGCGCCGCACATCGGTGTCGGCAGCTACTATAACACCGGCTTCGACGGCAGCGGTGTGAAGGTCGGTGTCATCGACACCGGTATCGACTATCGCCATCCGAGCCTGAAAGACGCGTACCGCGGCGGCTTCGACTTTGTCGACGAGGACAGCGATCCGATGGAGACGCCGCCCGATCCGAACGATCCGGAGGCGGCGACCTCCCACGGCACGCACGTATCCGGCACGGTGCTCGGGCGGGGCAACCCGGAGAACCCGAACGGTGCGACCGGTTGGGTTCGCGGCGTAGCACCGGGCGCGGATTTGTACGCGTACCGGGTGCTGGGTCCGGGCGGCTCGGGGTCGGAGGAAGACGTCATCGCGGCCGTGGAACAATCGGTTGCGGACGGCCTGGACGTCATCAACCTGTCGCTAGGCTCCGACGCGAACGACCAGAACGCGGCGGATTCCATCGCGCTGAACAACGCGGTGCTCGCGGGGTTGGTTGTCGTGACGTCGAACGGGAACAACGGTCCGGGCGACTTTACGACAGGCTCGCCGGCGGCTTCGGAGCTGGCGATTTCCGTAGGCGCATCGACGCCGCCGGGTAATGTGGGATTGGCTACCGGCGCGTCGACGGTGACATCCAACACATATTATGACTTGCGCGTGATGGCTTATAATTCGGCGGGTGACTATAAAGAGTTGGAAGGCACGCCGCTTGAGCTCGTTTATGCCGGGCTCGGCACAACCGCGGAGTTTCAGGGCAAGGATGTCACCGGCAAAATCGCGTTCATTAAACGAGGCGATATCGCCTTCGTGGACAAAATCGCGAACGCCAAAGCAGCCGGCGCTGCAGCCGCAATCATCTTCAACCGGGATGACCTAAACGGACACGCGGGAGTGTTGCTGGAGGATTCCCTGAACTTCATTCCGACGTTCGACATGAAGGGAACGGACGGACGGGCGTTGCTTGCCGCTTTGGAAGCTTCTGGCAGCGGCACCTTCTCCTTGACCGGCTTCAGCTCTTATGCGGATCCGGGCGATCTGATGGCGGACTTCTCCTCCCGCGGGCCTTCCTTGCC
Protein-coding sequences here:
- a CDS encoding ArnT family glycosyltransferase gives rise to the protein MILFQNIRIDRWLAGIALLALFLNGYNIWAEQYANAYYTMTVGSMLQSWSNFFFGALDSAGSVTVDKPPLTFWIQGAFAKVFGLYGWSVILPQALAGVGSVLLIYGLVKPGFGVKAARIGSLVFALTPIAVAVARTNNIDSMLVFTLLLATWLLFRGAREGRAGLLIAAFGVVGLAFNMKMLQAYMVLPAFYGFYLLAVRMQWRKKLGVLAGATAMLAVVSLSWAVVVDSIPADNRPYIGSSETNSVLELAFGYNGLSRLTGDQGPGNGPVGGPMNGQRMDGQVGTVAGTGAGTAMPDAAAQEAPSAVGNGTLPELNGVLPGALPGGFGGEGFPGGAGGMGGMFGTGEKGPLRLFQSALSGQASWLIPFALTASVILLAGMRRRRLTQQHIETLFWLAWLLPCAAFFSIAGFFHHYYLIMLAPPIAVLTGAGWTRLYETYRAEGRGWQTWLLPGAVAGTAVFQWYVMQPFNKTIGQGWSIGVLLTGIITAVMLAGFKQQEEKWMKTAAWAGLLVLLVGPLYWAATPITYGQNSMLPQAGPGGAEMSFGGGRGGAMPAMGMSGGTAGQGGSSNGDLPAFPEGMDAGDLPAQPNGKISGDLPALPNGSKPDNMPALPNGMTPDNLPPLPEGITPQEMMEMFRNGAGMGGMPGGMPGMNQEGVDEKTLAFLQESNTGETYLFATTDYTTAAPYIIDENEKVISMGGFSGQDPVYTPEKLEAMVKAGELKYFLLGGGGMRGGSGEVTAWIQKHGKVVPTGAWKSGESAADNTSNTSSTFNRLQDAPLMNRMFGEAILYEVILP
- a CDS encoding GtrA family protein — encoded protein: MTNRWTPLLKFGLVGVLNTAVDFLVFAGLSAAGVGVLPAQWISYGSGVANSYIWNRKWTFREQVSGSVSEFVKFILLNLMTLVIVSLLLWGMIHGMGFSLYLAKILATLLSVIINYIGSRTFIFRA
- a CDS encoding glycosyltransferase family 2 protein, which codes for MREGVQYSVIIPMYNEEAVIEETYRRLAQVMRETGERHELIFVNDGSRDRCAEQIRSISERDSNVKLIEFSRNFGHQIAITAGMDYAEGDAVIIIDADLQDPPEIIHEMIAKWQEGYEVIYAQRVQRNGETWFKKISAACFYRILKLSTDIDIPVDTGDFRLMDRKVVSQMKRITENNRYVRGLVSWVGFSQTAVYYVRDERLAGETKYPLKRMLKLCMDGILSFSYKPLKLAVYAGALLSGSGFIYLMYVLFMTLFTDSTSPGWPSIMSVNLIFNGFILLILGILGEYVGRIYDESKGRPLYIVRDTLGLNTEQSARSAHSAHSGSTREIVYD
- a CDS encoding response regulator transcription factor, translating into MGKVKGIKLLLVDDEPHILQFLELGLVNEGYEVRTSTDGMSAVMIAEDFQPHLVILDIMMPGMDGFEVCRMLKHNNAQIAIIMLTAKDEVGDRIKGLTLGADDYMIKPFSFDELLARIGARIRNQFPFLLGEVVYGPFRTDDRRKEITYAGTVLELSPTEYELLRFMVMNHGIVLSKPAILDKVWGYDFQGEENIVEVYIRSLREKLKDKEHQLIRTIRGSGYRMDFS